One window of the Tetragenococcus koreensis genome contains the following:
- a CDS encoding Dps family protein yields the protein MTTANERQEKLAAEKAYKEHIHHTKINAVAVTDHILANIHTLHVKLHQYHWYVKGTNFYSLHSVFENLYNENETWFDKIAERLLASGFKPASTTTEFQEFTIISEDPSEKYYSAEEMVIQLVEDFRTNREFTVRAMRLAQEEADDALEDLLISYKDYLDINIWQLQAFVNKDALEDDDYIDND from the coding sequence ATGACAACAGCAAATGAAAGACAAGAAAAATTAGCTGCTGAAAAAGCATATAAAGAACACATTCATCATACCAAGATTAATGCTGTAGCTGTCACAGATCATATACTTGCTAATATCCATACCTTACATGTAAAATTACATCAATATCATTGGTATGTAAAAGGCACAAATTTCTATTCATTGCATAGTGTTTTTGAGAATTTATACAATGAGAATGAGACATGGTTTGATAAGATTGCAGAACGTTTGCTAGCTTCAGGATTTAAGCCAGCTTCAACAACTACTGAATTTCAGGAATTTACAATAATTTCTGAAGATCCGTCTGAAAAATATTATTCTGCTGAAGAAATGGTCATACAGTTAGTAGAAGATTTTAGGACTAATCGTGAATTTACCGTTCGTGCAATGCGTTTAGCACAAGAAGAAGCAGATGATGCATTAGAAGATTTACTAATTAGTTATAAAGATTACTTAGATATAAATATTTGGCAACTTCAAGCCTTTGTTAACAAGGATGCGTTAGAAGATGATGACTATATAGATAACGATTAA
- a CDS encoding ABC transporter ATP-binding protein produces the protein MSDSLFQLEKVGFQANGNQILQDISFTVNKGEVIVFSGPSGSGKSTLLKLIGTLLSPTSGKIYYRGTDLQKIDPVEYRKEVSYFFQNASLFDETVQENLSFPARIREEGFDRERAKKLLERVQIPETYLSKEVKELSGGEKQRVALVRNLMYQPKVLLLDEVTSSLDQENRAIVLDLVRDMMKDQQTKVLAVTHNQEEIDQASRLITIKGGKMEESK, from the coding sequence ATGAGTGATTCATTGTTTCAATTAGAGAAGGTTGGTTTTCAGGCAAACGGAAACCAAATCCTTCAAGATATCTCTTTTACAGTAAACAAAGGGGAAGTGATTGTTTTTTCTGGTCCTTCTGGAAGTGGAAAAAGTACCCTTTTGAAATTAATTGGTACGCTGCTTTCCCCAACTTCCGGAAAAATTTATTATCGAGGTACGGATCTGCAAAAAATCGATCCTGTGGAGTATAGAAAAGAAGTCTCTTATTTCTTTCAAAACGCTTCTCTATTCGATGAGACAGTTCAAGAGAACTTGTCTTTTCCTGCCCGCATAAGAGAAGAAGGATTTGATCGGGAACGTGCAAAAAAATTGTTAGAACGAGTTCAAATACCTGAAACTTACTTATCGAAAGAGGTCAAGGAACTATCAGGAGGGGAAAAACAACGGGTTGCATTGGTCCGAAATTTGATGTATCAACCGAAAGTGTTGCTCCTGGATGAAGTTACCAGTTCATTGGACCAAGAAAACAGAGCGATTGTCCTTGATTTAGTCCGAGACATGATGAAAGACCAACAAACTAAGGTGTTGGCCGTCACTCACAACCAGGAAGAAATCGACCAAGCTTCTCGTCTGATTACTATCAAAGGTGGAAAAATGGAGGAATCGAAATGA
- a CDS encoding ABC transporter permease — MTNNLEISNLSLLLSSVLLIVALLIDYKEKLGLGNDIFIAGIRAVVQLFLIGYVLSYVLRVDNNFLTLAMVLFIVFNASYNAHTRSEGINRSFKISTTAIGVGTALSLLILVFSGVIDWSPSQIVPITGMIASNAMTAIGVTYRSLNSKFTDQRQQVLEKLALGANKKQASMSIVRESVKTGMAPSIDRTKTVGLVSLPGMMSGLIFAGIDPVQAIRYQIVVMFMLISVTAISSFIASYMAYREFYNNRSQLII, encoded by the coding sequence ATGACAAACAATTTGGAAATCAGTAATCTTTCTTTGCTTTTATCCTCTGTCCTCTTGATAGTTGCCTTGTTGATTGATTACAAAGAGAAATTGGGATTAGGAAACGACATTTTTATTGCGGGAATTCGCGCTGTCGTTCAATTATTCCTTATTGGATATGTATTGAGCTACGTATTACGAGTGGATAACAACTTTCTCACTTTAGCGATGGTTTTGTTCATTGTGTTCAACGCTTCTTATAACGCCCATACACGCAGTGAGGGGATCAACCGCTCTTTTAAAATTTCAACGACGGCTATTGGAGTAGGAACAGCCTTGTCCTTACTCATTCTTGTTTTTTCAGGAGTCATTGACTGGTCCCCTTCCCAAATCGTTCCAATTACAGGCATGATTGCCAGCAACGCCATGACTGCGATTGGAGTGACCTATCGGTCTTTGAATTCAAAATTTACGGACCAACGCCAACAGGTATTGGAAAAATTGGCATTGGGAGCCAATAAAAAACAAGCGTCCATGAGTATTGTAAGAGAAAGCGTCAAAACGGGCATGGCTCCTTCAATTGACCGAACAAAAACGGTTGGACTTGTCAGCCTACCAGGTATGATGTCAGGGTTGATTTTTGCGGGAATTGATCCTGTTCAAGCGATTCGTTACCAAATTGTTGTGATGTTTATGTTGATTTCAGTTACTGCGATTTCTTCGTTTATTGCTAGTTATATGGCTTACCGTGAGTTTTATAACAATCGCAGTCAATTAATTATATGA
- a CDS encoding cupin domain-containing protein, with protein sequence MEIDYKDHGKKPYIINIEDATTGNDNYRTTIWTGSKLQVTVMSIQPGDDIGLEVHEGIDQFIRIEEGEGVCKMGPSKDNLHVQQKVMDDDAVFVPADMWHNIENTGDKPLRLYTIYAGPDHLEGTVHPTHEDAKNDPNEH encoded by the coding sequence ATGGAAATAGACTACAAGGATCATGGGAAGAAGCCGTATATCATTAATATTGAAGACGCCACCACAGGAAATGATAATTACCGGACGACCATTTGGACAGGCAGTAAACTGCAAGTCACCGTAATGTCCATTCAACCGGGCGATGACATCGGTTTGGAAGTGCACGAAGGCATTGACCAATTTATCCGTATTGAAGAAGGAGAAGGCGTGTGTAAAATGGGGCCTTCTAAAGATAACTTACATGTTCAACAAAAAGTGATGGATGATGACGCCGTATTTGTTCCGGCGGACATGTGGCACAACATCGAAAACACCGGTGATAAGCCGCTCAGACTGTATACCATTTATGCTGGTCCAGATCACCTTGAAGGAACGGTTCACCCTACTCATGAAGACGCCAAAAACGATCCAAACGAACACTGA
- a CDS encoding IS3 family transposase (programmed frameshift), with the protein MSKRTRRTFSQEFKQQIVNLYLAGKPRVEIIREYELTASAFDKWVKQSKTSGSFKGKDNLTPEQKELLELRKRNQQLEMENDILKQAALIFGPKRQVIDANKHLYPISAMCRILGLSRQSYYYQSKPKKDESELEEVVAEEFIRSRKAYGSRKIKKALSKRGIQISRRKISRIMKNRGLKSSYTVAYFKVHHSTCNEAKTTNVLNRKFLRDNPLEAIVTDLTYVRVGKKWNYVCFILDLFNREILGYSCGEHKDAVLVKKAFSRIKQPLTEVEIFHTDRGKEFDNQAIDELLTTFDINRSLSHKGCPFDNAVAESTYKSLKVEFVYQYTFETLQQLDLELFDYVNWWNHLRLHGTLGYETPVGYRNQRLAQRILDNELGCANASEAV; encoded by the exons ATGTCTAAGAGAACACGAAGAACTTTTTCACAAGAATTCAAGCAACAAATCGTCAATCTTTACTTAGCTGGAAAGCCACGTGTAGAAATCATTCGAGAATATGAACTAACGGCTTCAGCATTTGACAAATGGGTAAAGCAATCTAAAACGAGTGGTTCATTCAAAGGAAAAGATAATCTTACGCCTGAACAAAAAGAATTGTTAGAACTACGTAAAAGAAACCAGCAATTAGAAATGGAAAATGATATTTTAAAGCAAGCAGCGCTGATATTCGGAC CGAAGAGACAAGTAATCGATGCGAATAAGCATCTTTACCCTATATCAGCGATGTGCAGAATATTAGGTCTATCACGTCAGTCCTATTATTATCAATCAAAACCAAAGAAAGACGAATCAGAACTTGAAGAAGTAGTCGCTGAAGAATTTATCCGCAGCCGAAAGGCCTACGGCTCAAGAAAAATAAAAAAAGCCTTATCAAAACGAGGCATTCAGATCAGCCGACGAAAAATTAGTAGAATCATGAAAAATAGAGGATTAAAATCGAGCTATACTGTTGCTTATTTTAAAGTACATCATTCTACTTGCAATGAAGCCAAAACGACAAACGTATTGAATCGTAAATTCTTAAGAGACAACCCATTAGAAGCGATCGTAACAGACTTGACTTATGTACGAGTCGGGAAAAAATGGAATTATGTCTGTTTCATTTTGGATCTGTTCAATCGAGAAATTCTCGGCTATTCTTGTGGAGAACATAAAGATGCCGTTCTAGTAAAAAAAGCATTTAGCCGTATCAAACAACCTCTGACAGAGGTTGAGATTTTTCATACTGATCGTGGAAAAGAGTTTGATAACCAAGCTATTGATGAATTATTAACAACTTTTGACATCAATCGATCATTGAGTCATAAAGGCTGTCCTTTTGATAATGCCGTAGCTGAATCAACTTATAAGTCGTTGAAAGTAGAATTTGTCTATCAATACACATTTGAAACCTTACAACAATTGGATTTGGAGTTATTTGACTATGTCAATTGGTGGAACCACCTTCGGTTGCACGGTACACTTGGCTACGAGACACCGGTTGGTTACCGTAACCAGAGATTGGCGCAGCGAATCCTTGATAATGAGCTCGGATGTGCTAACGCTAGCGAGGCAGTCTAA
- a CDS encoding IS1380 family transposase: protein MATLQEKRINFNPKLTVSNTGGNLSTDAGLILVKEFMDSLGFLELAKSLLQIKDDRTYWRHDNISLLEQLLFQLISGYAADSSAKLLKEDPIFQLILNKETAASQPSLSRFWDRIDEKTIRQFQDLNQALIDKVRLKRNTTEIIIDLDSTHSDTFGNQEGTNYNAHYQTNGYHPLVAFDGLTGDFLKAELRSGNVYTSNGVRDFLRPLLNHYSQQLPCTTILVRGDSGFATPEVYETCELNESFYVIRLKANAQLAKLAESFILIGDDHHWEEKEVHYYSTSYRAKSWSQERRVCIKSTREAGELIFRHEYVITNCSENLSAENIFYTYQNRGTMENFIKEAKNGFYFDKTDSSTFLENHARMMISLLAYNIVNFMRTLCLSAKEATLQIDTLRLHLFKVAGKLVRSSRRLLLKLSTTHVFQDSFYQLLEKIQQLCW from the coding sequence ATGGCTACATTACAGGAAAAACGGATAAATTTCAATCCTAAACTAACAGTTTCCAACACTGGTGGTAATCTTTCAACAGATGCCGGATTGATTTTAGTAAAAGAATTTATGGACTCACTTGGATTTTTAGAATTGGCCAAAAGCCTCCTTCAAATCAAAGATGACCGGACTTACTGGAGACACGACAATATCTCCTTACTAGAACAACTTCTTTTCCAACTGATCTCTGGCTACGCTGCAGATTCATCAGCTAAATTATTGAAGGAAGATCCCATCTTCCAACTTATTTTAAATAAAGAAACAGCTGCTTCACAACCTTCTCTTTCACGTTTCTGGGACCGAATAGATGAAAAAACGATCCGTCAATTCCAAGATTTGAATCAAGCTTTGATTGATAAAGTACGATTGAAGCGAAACACAACAGAGATAATCATTGATTTGGATTCTACTCATTCGGATACTTTTGGAAATCAAGAAGGAACGAACTATAATGCCCACTATCAAACAAACGGTTACCACCCCTTAGTTGCTTTTGATGGGCTAACGGGCGACTTTTTAAAGGCAGAACTTCGTTCTGGAAATGTTTATACATCAAACGGTGTAAGGGATTTTCTAAGGCCTTTACTCAATCATTACAGCCAGCAACTTCCTTGCACAACGATTCTTGTGCGTGGAGACAGCGGCTTTGCGACACCAGAAGTATATGAAACTTGTGAATTGAACGAAAGCTTTTATGTGATTCGTCTGAAAGCCAATGCTCAACTAGCAAAGTTAGCAGAATCATTCATTTTAATTGGCGATGATCATCATTGGGAAGAAAAAGAAGTTCACTACTATTCTACGTCTTATCGAGCAAAAAGTTGGTCACAAGAACGTCGGGTTTGCATCAAATCAACTAGAGAAGCAGGAGAGCTGATTTTTCGTCATGAATATGTGATCACCAATTGTTCAGAAAATTTATCCGCTGAAAACATATTTTATACCTATCAAAATCGCGGTACGATGGAGAACTTTATTAAAGAAGCAAAGAATGGATTCTATTTTGATAAAACCGATAGCTCAACTTTTCTGGAAAATCATGCTCGTATGATGATAAGCCTATTGGCTTACAATATCGTTAACTTTATGCGAACACTTTGTTTATCGGCAAAAGAAGCGACACTTCAAATTGATACTCTCCGCTTGCATTTATTTAAAGTAGCAGGAAAATTGGTACGAAGTAGCCGTAGATTGCTATTAAAACTGAGCACGACTCATGTCTTTCAAGATAGTTTCTATCAGTTGTTAGAAAAAATACAACAACTCTGTTGGTGA
- a CDS encoding Crp/Fnr family transcriptional regulator, giving the protein MAHHHHHSHIDCIRLVPIFNHLNEEQMSLIAQSAQEVHYAKNALLFGNGDKDDTLYIINNGRVRVYNLNESGREQTVRILNPGDFMGEVAIFQTESYHSNYAEAISEVSICRIHKKDMDDYLGAYPEIMRRILSDVTKRLQVSEKQTMQVGMEQVESRIIDFLSEYVEDEENHTYVTLPMSKKDLASYLGTTPETISRKFSSLEERGLIKQHTQKYVEIFDLDKLLFASS; this is encoded by the coding sequence ATGGCACACCATCACCACCATAGTCATATAGATTGTATACGTTTAGTTCCGATTTTTAATCACCTAAATGAAGAACAAATGAGTTTAATTGCGCAATCAGCGCAAGAAGTACATTATGCAAAGAATGCGTTGTTATTTGGAAATGGTGATAAAGATGACACACTTTATATTATAAATAATGGGCGTGTACGTGTTTATAACTTAAATGAATCTGGTCGTGAACAAACTGTACGCATATTAAATCCTGGTGATTTTATGGGAGAAGTGGCTATTTTTCAAACTGAAAGTTACCATTCTAATTATGCTGAAGCAATATCAGAAGTGAGCATATGTAGAATTCATAAAAAGGATATGGATGACTATTTAGGCGCTTACCCAGAAATTATGAGAAGAATACTATCAGATGTTACGAAACGTTTACAGGTATCAGAAAAGCAAACGATGCAGGTTGGTATGGAGCAAGTAGAGTCTCGTATTATTGATTTTCTATCAGAATACGTTGAAGATGAAGAAAACCATACTTATGTGACTTTACCAATGTCGAAAAAAGATCTAGCCTCGTACTTGGGTACAACCCCAGAAACAATAAGTCGTAAGTTCTCATCATTGGAAGAGAGAGGTTTAATTAAACAGCATACTCAAAAATATGTTGAGATATTTGATTTAGATAAGTTATTATTTGCATCAAGTTAA
- a CDS encoding UTRA domain-containing protein, with translation MERGSKIQTKSIETKVLSLDLIIVDATLAAKSMFQIGTTCYHVIRLRLINGKPVMIDDSFFKSEVVPRLTKKIAQESIYRYIQSVTNHKIIGSRLVDRVILATDLDKNYLALKQENCIGLTQNWAYLDDGQIFEYTEIHFAPEQYVRTRFIGQKVGYIQ, from the coding sequence ATGGAGCGTGGATCAAAAATTCAAACAAAATCCATCGAAACTAAGGTACTTTCGTTGGATTTAATAATTGTTGATGCTACACTTGCAGCGAAATCAATGTTTCAAATAGGAACTACTTGTTATCACGTTATTCGTTTGCGTCTAATTAATGGTAAACCTGTAATGATAGATGATAGCTTTTTCAAATCAGAGGTAGTACCAAGATTGACAAAGAAGATTGCACAAGAATCAATTTACCGATACATTCAGTCTGTCACAAATCATAAGATTATTGGCTCACGTTTAGTCGATAGAGTAATTTTGGCGACTGATTTAGATAAAAATTACTTGGCCTTAAAGCAAGAAAACTGTATTGGACTAACTCAAAACTGGGCTTATTTAGATGACGGTCAAATATTTGAATATACAGAGATCCATTTTGCACCCGAACAATATGTTCGGACACGATTTATAGGGCAAAAAGTAGGATATATTCAATAA
- a CDS encoding transposase, with product MNSETIVPYNINLFEDFDCGPLQEFEALLNQIPYQHLIQELDDRRASGRDDWPNDAMFRCWIAMFVFHHQGPTELINELERNPFLRHACHLEPRYNRKNGRKSLAPSPSAFTRFQRRLIDVQDLLDALFAHMTEELQEALSDLGESLALDGKIIEAYAQRPPKKKKCEGRRDHDANYTQKSYTSTTKEGKIQTKSAWFYGYRVHLIADARYELPLLFRVTPAANGEKTVAKEMVAQMPSWLAERCDHLSADKGYDGGKLREIIEDRGMKPIIDIVNHWQGESTRQYQDTDFVYTYKGEVYYVSHRGKLIRAQYKGYHAASDTLRYETHPKNGAGIHRVSIPRAEDPRVFNLIGRDSKKFQRYYNERSAVERVNGRIDRDYLFEDHRIRGLAKMKLHVTTTFCLMLAKKKRALAQEKRPAA from the coding sequence ATGAATTCTGAAACTATTGTACCATACAATATCAACTTATTTGAAGATTTTGATTGCGGACCGCTTCAAGAGTTTGAAGCTCTATTAAATCAGATCCCTTACCAGCACTTGATCCAGGAATTAGATGACCGACGTGCGAGCGGACGCGATGATTGGCCGAACGACGCGATGTTTCGCTGCTGGATTGCGATGTTTGTCTTCCATCATCAAGGGCCCACGGAGTTAATCAATGAACTTGAGCGGAATCCTTTTTTACGTCATGCTTGTCATCTTGAACCACGCTACAATCGAAAAAACGGCCGCAAAAGTTTAGCTCCTAGTCCTTCAGCTTTCACACGATTTCAAAGGCGACTGATCGATGTTCAAGACCTGCTCGACGCCCTATTTGCCCATATGACCGAGGAGCTACAAGAAGCGCTCTCCGACCTCGGCGAAAGCTTAGCTTTGGATGGCAAAATTATTGAAGCCTATGCCCAAAGACCGCCAAAAAAGAAAAAATGCGAGGGGCGCCGAGATCACGATGCCAATTATACCCAAAAGTCTTATACCTCTACGACAAAAGAAGGGAAAATCCAAACAAAATCCGCTTGGTTTTATGGTTATCGCGTGCATCTAATCGCCGATGCCAGATATGAGTTGCCCCTTTTATTTCGAGTAACACCCGCGGCGAATGGGGAAAAAACGGTGGCTAAGGAAATGGTGGCCCAAATGCCTTCCTGGCTGGCGGAACGTTGCGACCATTTATCCGCAGATAAAGGCTATGACGGAGGAAAATTACGCGAGATCATTGAAGATCGAGGGATGAAGCCGATCATCGATATCGTAAATCATTGGCAAGGAGAAAGCACCCGACAATATCAAGATACCGACTTCGTTTATACTTATAAAGGTGAAGTTTATTATGTGAGCCATCGAGGAAAGCTTATCCGAGCGCAATACAAGGGGTATCATGCCGCTTCGGACACCCTTCGTTATGAAACGCATCCGAAAAATGGGGCGGGGATTCATCGGGTTTCGATTCCACGCGCCGAAGATCCACGGGTCTTTAACTTGATCGGGCGGGATTCGAAAAAATTTCAACGTTATTATAACGAGCGCTCCGCCGTGGAACGGGTTAACGGCCGGATCGACCGCGATTATCTCTTTGAAGATCATCGGATACGGGGCTTAGCGAAAATGAAATTGCATGTGACCACCACATTTTGCTTGATGTTAGCGAAGAAAAAACGCGCCTTAGCCCAAGAAAAACGACCCGCGGCGTAA